The Vibrio pomeroyi genome window below encodes:
- a CDS encoding ATP-dependent zinc protease: MFKRLSPIVAVGLLSGCTLTNGAAYHQETLDAIARSETNIANKVQNLELQVSNQSDYIESLEDEIITLSNQLDVHLTSMEHKVIEELEEEEPVAVAAAPIAPTSQPTILGGIEKVSIDSIKQSFDARVDTGATTSSLNAVDIKEFERNGKNWVKFHLEDQGQAAEDQKWIEAPVVRYVKIRQSTNDQTERRAVIELWVKVGKIHEKAQFTLADRSQMSHPVLLGREFIKDIALVDVSKKYVQTEVK; this comes from the coding sequence ATGTTTAAGCGATTATCGCCTATTGTGGCGGTTGGTTTGCTCTCTGGTTGTACCCTTACTAACGGTGCTGCCTACCACCAAGAAACTCTCGATGCTATTGCCCGCTCAGAGACAAACATCGCAAATAAGGTTCAAAATCTTGAACTGCAAGTCAGTAATCAAAGTGATTACATTGAAAGCTTAGAAGACGAAATCATCACCCTTTCAAATCAGTTAGATGTTCATCTAACGAGCATGGAACACAAAGTCATTGAAGAGCTAGAGGAAGAAGAACCCGTGGCAGTTGCAGCGGCTCCTATCGCTCCTACCTCACAACCAACTATCCTTGGCGGAATCGAAAAAGTGTCTATCGACTCAATCAAACAAAGCTTTGATGCTCGAGTTGATACTGGCGCAACGACCTCTTCTTTAAATGCAGTCGATATCAAAGAATTCGAACGAAATGGTAAGAACTGGGTTAAGTTCCACCTAGAAGACCAAGGACAAGCGGCAGAAGACCAAAAATGGATTGAAGCACCTGTTGTACGTTATGTAAAAATCCGTCAATCAACGAATGATCAGACAGAACGTCGAGCTGTGATTGAATTATGGGTTAAAGTTGGAAAAATCCATGAAAAAGCGCAATTTACATTGGCGGATCGCTCTCAAATGAGTCACCCTGTATTACTAGGGCGCGAATTTATCAAAGACATAGCGCTAGTAGATGTAAGTAAAAAGTACGTACAAACGGAAGTTAAATAA
- the cydA gene encoding cytochrome ubiquinol oxidase subunit I, with the protein MIDVVDLSRLQFAFTAMYHFLFVPLTLGMAFLLAIMESVYVMTGKQIYKDMTKFWGKLFGINFALGVATGLTMEFQFGTNWSYYSHYVGDIFGAPLAIEALVAFFLESTFVGLFFFGWDRLSKRQHLAVTWLVALGSNFSALWILVANGWMQNPVGAEFNFETMRMEMVSFAEVVLNPVAQVKFVHTVASGYTTGAMFILGISSYYILKGRDLAFARRSFAIAASFGMAAILSVIVLGDESGYELGEVQKVKLAAVEAEWHTEEAPAAFTVFGIPNQETMNTDYAIKIPYVMGIIATRSLDKEVTGLRDLRDDHVDRIRTGMYAYELLEKLRAGDKSEENMAAFDEVKGDLGYGLLLKRYTDEVVDATEDQIQMAADDSIPTVWPLFWSFRLMVACGFIMLFVFGAAFVQTCRQKIEQKPWVLKAALFSIPLPWIAIEAGWFVAEFGRQPWAVGEILPVNVAASALTIEQLWTSLFAILALYTVFLIAEVYLMLKFARKGPSSLKTGRYHFEQNDNSVEDNVSRSVEV; encoded by the coding sequence ATGATTGATGTTGTTGATCTGTCGCGATTGCAGTTTGCATTTACAGCGATGTATCACTTCCTATTTGTTCCACTGACTTTAGGTATGGCATTTCTACTTGCCATTATGGAGTCAGTTTATGTAATGACTGGCAAGCAAATTTACAAGGACATGACCAAGTTCTGGGGTAAATTGTTTGGTATTAACTTTGCTCTTGGTGTAGCGACAGGCTTAACCATGGAGTTCCAGTTTGGTACTAACTGGTCTTACTATTCTCACTATGTTGGCGACATCTTTGGTGCTCCGCTAGCTATCGAAGCGCTTGTTGCATTCTTCCTAGAGTCTACTTTTGTTGGCCTATTCTTCTTCGGTTGGGACAGACTGTCAAAGCGTCAACACTTAGCGGTAACTTGGTTAGTAGCACTTGGCTCTAACTTCTCAGCGCTTTGGATCTTGGTAGCAAACGGCTGGATGCAAAACCCAGTGGGTGCGGAATTTAACTTTGAAACCATGCGTATGGAAATGGTGAGCTTCGCTGAAGTTGTATTAAACCCAGTAGCACAAGTTAAATTCGTACACACAGTAGCATCTGGTTACACAACGGGTGCAATGTTCATCCTTGGTATCAGCTCATACTACATTCTTAAAGGTCGTGACCTTGCCTTTGCTCGTCGCTCTTTCGCGATTGCAGCATCTTTCGGTATGGCGGCGATCCTGTCAGTAATCGTACTAGGTGATGAATCTGGTTACGAGCTTGGTGAAGTTCAAAAAGTGAAGCTCGCTGCTGTAGAAGCGGAATGGCACACTGAAGAAGCACCTGCAGCATTTACTGTTTTTGGTATTCCAAACCAAGAGACAATGAATACTGACTACGCAATTAAAATTCCTTACGTAATGGGTATCATCGCAACACGTTCTTTAGATAAAGAAGTAACGGGCTTGCGTGACCTACGTGATGACCACGTTGATCGTATCCGCACGGGTATGTACGCGTACGAATTGCTTGAAAAGCTACGTGCAGGCGACAAGTCTGAAGAAAACATGGCTGCTTTCGACGAAGTGAAAGGTGACCTAGGTTACGGTCTACTTCTTAAGCGCTACACAGACGAAGTTGTTGATGCAACAGAAGACCAAATCCAAATGGCTGCGGATGATTCTATCCCAACAGTTTGGCCTCTATTCTGGTCATTCCGTCTAATGGTTGCTTGTGGCTTCATCATGCTGTTTGTATTCGGTGCTGCGTTTGTTCAAACGTGTCGTCAGAAGATCGAACAGAAACCATGGGTACTTAAAGCTGCGCTATTCTCAATCCCACTGCCTTGGATTGCGATTGAAGCAGGTTGGTTCGTTGCTGAGTTTGGTCGTCAACCATGGGCGGTTGGTGAAATCCTACCGGTTAACGTTGCTGCATCAGCACTAACTATCGAACAGCTTTGGACTTCTCTATTCGCTATCCTGGCACTCTACACAGTGTTCTTGATTGCTGAAGTTTACCTAATGCTGAAATTCGCACGTAAAGGTCCAAGTAGCTTGAAGACAGGCCGTTACCACTTCGAACAAAACGATAACTCTGTTGAAGACAACGTTAGCCGTTCAGTTGAAGTATAA
- the cmoA gene encoding carboxy-S-adenosyl-L-methionine synthase CmoA has product MSNTDNIFSAPIDKIGDFTFDARVAEVFPDMIQRSVPGYSNIISAIGMLAERFVKPHSNIYDLGCSLGAATLSMRRHIQQEGCTIFAIDNSEAMVERCKLHVNAYRSDTPVEVIEADIREVEIKDASVVVLNFTLQFLSPDDRYALLEKIHAGLRPGGILILSEKYVFEDESSNELLIDLHHDFKRANGYSELEVSQKRSAIENVMRPDSIPVHRERFNKIGFSSSEVWFQCFNFGSMFAIK; this is encoded by the coding sequence ATGAGCAACACAGACAATATCTTTTCCGCTCCTATTGATAAAATTGGAGACTTCACCTTTGATGCAAGGGTTGCTGAAGTATTTCCGGATATGATTCAACGCTCGGTGCCTGGCTATAGCAACATCATCTCCGCAATCGGCATGCTGGCAGAGCGCTTCGTCAAGCCGCATTCAAATATTTACGACCTTGGTTGTTCTCTTGGTGCCGCAACGCTTTCCATGCGTCGTCACATCCAACAAGAAGGCTGCACAATTTTCGCGATCGACAATTCAGAAGCGATGGTTGAGCGCTGCAAATTGCACGTTAACGCTTACCGTAGCGACACGCCGGTAGAAGTGATCGAAGCTGATATTCGTGAAGTAGAAATCAAAGACGCTTCCGTTGTGGTGCTTAACTTTACGCTGCAATTCTTGTCTCCAGACGACCGATACGCTTTGCTTGAGAAAATTCACGCAGGCTTACGCCCAGGCGGCATCTTAATCCTGTCAGAAAAATACGTATTCGAAGACGAAAGCTCAAATGAACTGCTTATCGACCTGCACCATGATTTCAAACGTGCTAACGGATACAGCGAATTAGAAGTGAGCCAAAAGCGTAGCGCGATCGAAAACGTGATGCGCCCTGACTCTATCCCTGTGCACAGAGAACGCTTTAATAAAATTGGCTTCTCTAGCAGCGAAGTATGGTTTCAGTGTTTCAACTTTGGTTCGATGTTCGCCATTAAATAG
- the ruvC gene encoding crossover junction endodeoxyribonuclease RuvC, translating to MSIILGIDPGSRITGYGVIRQNGRHLYYLGSGCIRTSEKELPGRLKQIYAGVSEIITQFQPDVFAIEQVFMAKNADSALKLGQARGSAIVAAVNADLPVHEYAARLIKQAVTGNGGADKSMVQNMVMSMLKLPAKPQADAADALGVAITHANTNKTLIALAGKATGARKGRYR from the coding sequence ATGTCTATTATCTTAGGGATTGACCCTGGTTCACGCATTACCGGTTACGGTGTTATTCGTCAAAATGGCCGCCACCTATATTATTTAGGGAGTGGTTGCATTCGCACCTCAGAAAAAGAGTTGCCGGGTCGACTCAAGCAGATCTATGCAGGTGTGAGCGAAATCATTACTCAGTTCCAACCGGATGTGTTTGCGATAGAGCAGGTCTTCATGGCGAAGAATGCGGACTCGGCACTTAAGCTTGGTCAGGCGCGCGGCAGTGCGATCGTAGCGGCTGTAAATGCGGATCTGCCTGTTCACGAATACGCGGCTCGTTTAATTAAGCAAGCGGTGACAGGTAATGGTGGTGCGGACAAGTCTATGGTTCAGAACATGGTGATGAGTATGCTTAAATTGCCTGCCAAACCACAGGCCGATGCAGCCGATGCCTTGGGCGTAGCGATTACTCACGCTAACACCAACAAAACCTTGATTGCACTGGCGGGTAAGGCGACAGGCGCAAGAAAAGGGCGTTACCGTTAA
- the ruvA gene encoding Holliday junction branch migration protein RuvA translates to MIGRLRGTLIEKQPPELLIEVSGVGYEVQMPMSCFYELPNVGEEAIIYTHFVVREDAQLLYGFNTVKERALFREVIKANGVGPKLGLGILSGMTASQFVQSVEREDISTLVKLPGVGKKTAERLVVEMKDRLKGWGAGDLFTPATDAAPIDSMPTVHDAEEEAVSALLALGYKPTQASKVVSQVAKEGMTSEQLIRDALKSMV, encoded by the coding sequence GTGATCGGACGTCTACGCGGTACATTAATAGAAAAACAGCCACCAGAGTTATTAATTGAAGTGAGTGGCGTTGGCTATGAAGTTCAAATGCCAATGAGCTGTTTTTACGAATTACCAAACGTTGGCGAAGAGGCAATTATCTACACTCACTTTGTTGTTCGTGAAGATGCGCAACTGCTTTACGGCTTCAACACAGTTAAAGAACGTGCGTTGTTTCGTGAAGTCATTAAAGCGAATGGTGTTGGCCCTAAACTTGGCCTTGGCATACTTTCAGGTATGACGGCGAGTCAGTTTGTTCAGAGTGTTGAGCGTGAAGATATTTCTACGCTAGTGAAGCTGCCGGGTGTCGGCAAGAAAACGGCCGAGCGTCTGGTTGTTGAAATGAAAGACCGCTTGAAAGGTTGGGGCGCAGGTGACCTATTTACGCCTGCAACGGATGCAGCACCGATTGACTCTATGCCAACCGTTCACGACGCTGAAGAAGAAGCGGTAAGTGCACTACTTGCATTAGGCTACAAGCCGACTCAAGCTTCTAAGGTTGTTTCTCAAGTAGCCAAAGAAGGTATGACGAGCGAACAATTGATTCGTGACGCCTTGAAGTCGATGGTTTAA
- a CDS encoding methyl-accepting chemotaxis protein yields the protein MNPIKLWRALFLPKSNGWSNNEVRQADILLLFTFIAFFVGVYSLIKWTKHEEQLLIATSVFLIVFELISALLLRVTSKPSLALNFGFVGMAVHALNIIYQSGGVVASTQAYWVPLLVVAFFLSGTRIVALVWSGLVIGVSLVMTSAHLNGFEFPQLVLTPEAVVVETWSGVIMPLVVICIAQAFTAKQKEVAIEMAEEAISESQQIANQATQSEGRLSVVLDQANSNSESLQGVSVHLDQQSRDLHAQVEVLNINCESQASAAEQMSQQLHQMTQGIEESNSFVGELKERSEAVGEKAQKSSESLEASTSAITQIIQSNQEIMKVADLITSVAEQTNLLALNAAIEAARAGEQGRGFAVVADQVRELSAKSSHSAIEIRTLLDRSKDEVEHGRAIIETTANEMNGIISEVQTISTDVNQLTNIMAMQMDSLKELDLASSEVAQSVAETKSVSGLVANYGSELTGHVTSVKELVESLNNVVSQAKQA from the coding sequence ATGAACCCTATCAAGCTGTGGCGCGCGCTGTTTCTACCCAAAAGTAATGGGTGGAGTAACAACGAAGTCAGACAAGCCGATATCTTATTACTCTTTACCTTTATCGCCTTCTTTGTGGGTGTCTACAGCTTAATCAAATGGACCAAGCACGAAGAGCAACTTCTGATCGCCACATCTGTATTCCTTATCGTGTTTGAACTGATCTCCGCGCTGCTCTTGCGTGTTACCAGTAAACCCAGCCTCGCACTCAATTTTGGTTTTGTTGGTATGGCGGTACACGCGCTTAATATCATCTATCAAAGCGGTGGTGTGGTGGCATCAACACAGGCTTATTGGGTGCCTTTGTTAGTAGTCGCTTTTTTCTTGTCAGGAACACGCATTGTTGCCTTGGTATGGAGTGGGTTAGTGATTGGTGTCTCATTGGTGATGACGTCGGCTCACCTTAACGGCTTTGAATTTCCGCAGTTAGTACTTACTCCGGAAGCGGTGGTGGTTGAAACCTGGTCTGGTGTGATTATGCCGCTGGTGGTGATTTGCATTGCTCAAGCGTTTACTGCTAAGCAAAAAGAGGTCGCAATCGAAATGGCGGAAGAAGCCATTTCAGAAAGCCAACAAATTGCCAATCAAGCAACTCAAAGTGAAGGGCGACTCTCGGTGGTGCTTGACCAAGCTAATTCCAACTCTGAAAGCCTACAGGGTGTGTCTGTGCATCTAGACCAACAGTCGCGAGACTTACATGCCCAAGTTGAAGTGCTGAACATTAACTGTGAATCTCAAGCGAGTGCCGCAGAACAGATGAGCCAACAATTGCATCAAATGACTCAAGGCATCGAAGAGTCCAACTCATTTGTCGGTGAACTGAAAGAACGCAGCGAAGCGGTCGGCGAGAAAGCGCAAAAGAGCTCTGAGTCATTAGAGGCTTCAACCAGTGCAATCACTCAGATCATTCAAAGTAACCAAGAGATCATGAAAGTTGCCGATTTGATTACTTCAGTAGCGGAACAAACCAACTTGTTAGCGTTAAATGCGGCCATAGAAGCGGCTCGCGCAGGTGAGCAGGGAAGAGGCTTTGCGGTTGTAGCCGACCAAGTGAGAGAGCTATCGGCGAAAAGCAGTCATTCCGCAATAGAAATTCGAACCTTGTTGGACCGCAGTAAAGACGAAGTGGAGCATGGCCGAGCGATAATCGAAACCACGGCGAATGAGATGAACGGCATCATCTCAGAGGTTCAAACGATCTCGACTGATGTGAATCAGCTCACCAACATTATGGCAATGCAGATGGATTCCTTGAAAGAGCTCGATCTCGCGAGTTCAGAAGTGGCGCAAAGTGTCGCGGAAACTAAATCTGTCTCAGGCTTAGTGGCAAATTATGGTTCTGAACTCACAGGGCATGTTACCTCTGTCAAAGAGCTGGTCGAAAGCTTAAATAACGTGGTTTCGCAAGCCAAACAAGCGTAA
- the cmoB gene encoding tRNA 5-methoxyuridine(34)/uridine 5-oxyacetic acid(34) synthase CmoB: MFNFANFYQLIAQDTRLQPWLNVLPQQLTDWQNAEHGDFDRWLRALNKIPQGVPDQIDLKNSVTIGSSTPFHTGELKKLESLLKTFHPWRKGPYTVHDIHIDTEWRSDWKWDRVLPHISPLKNRSVLDVGCGNGYHMWRMLGEGARLTVGIDPSHLFLVQFEAIRKLMGDDQRAHLLPLGIEQLPKLEAYDTVFSMGVLYHRRSPLDHLIQLKDQLVSGGELVLETLVIEGDENAVLVPVDRYAQMRNVYFFPSARALKRWLEQVGFEDVRIVDENVTTIGEQRTTEWMTHNSLPDYLDPNDPSKTVEGHPAPRRAILVATKPYM, from the coding sequence ATGTTTAATTTTGCCAATTTTTATCAACTTATTGCCCAAGATACTCGCCTTCAGCCGTGGCTTAACGTTCTTCCTCAACAGCTGACGGATTGGCAAAATGCAGAACACGGCGATTTCGACCGTTGGTTACGTGCACTGAATAAGATTCCACAAGGTGTGCCTGACCAAATTGATCTGAAAAACTCAGTGACGATCGGCAGCTCTACACCGTTTCACACGGGTGAACTTAAAAAGTTAGAAAGCTTACTGAAGACTTTCCACCCTTGGAGAAAAGGCCCATACACGGTTCACGACATTCATATTGATACGGAATGGCGCAGTGACTGGAAATGGGATCGCGTTCTTCCACATATTTCTCCATTGAAGAACCGCTCGGTGTTAGATGTTGGCTGTGGTAACGGCTACCACATGTGGCGTATGCTTGGCGAAGGTGCTCGTCTAACCGTAGGTATCGACCCTTCTCACCTTTTCTTGGTTCAGTTTGAAGCGATCCGTAAGTTAATGGGCGATGACCAACGTGCGCACCTGTTACCTCTTGGTATTGAACAACTACCAAAACTAGAAGCGTACGACACTGTATTTAGCATGGGCGTGCTATACCATCGTCGTTCGCCGCTTGATCACTTGATTCAACTGAAAGACCAATTGGTGTCTGGCGGTGAATTAGTGCTTGAAACCTTAGTGATTGAAGGCGATGAAAATGCAGTTCTGGTTCCTGTTGACCGTTACGCGCAGATGAGAAACGTGTACTTCTTCCCTTCTGCTCGCGCACTAAAACGCTGGCTTGAACAGGTTGGCTTTGAAGATGTTCGTATCGTGGATGAGAATGTCACGACAATCGGCGAACAACGCACGACAGAATGGATGACACACAACTCTCTACCAGATTACTTAGACCCGAATGACCCAAGTAAAACGGTTGAAGGTCACCCAGCACCAAGACGTGCCATTCTTGTGGCGACCAAGCCATACATGTGA
- a CDS encoding DUF72 domain-containing protein translates to MDDRVITTETLPLRLGLTMWSHSEWQSQFYGKGTKPAERLEKYTQVFHTVEGNTTFYATPSMSTVHNWKAASHDDFRFTFKLPKFITHQQQLRHCQAELKEFLMTMSPLHDRIGQWTIQLPHSFEPSMLPALKKFCKLFPKDMRLGVEVRHLGFFDKGDAEKRFNQWLVEEGINRIIMDSRPVFSAPPTTEAVIDAHQKKPRVPVHAIATANNPMIRFIGHPDQEPNIEFFKPWFSKIPNWLSECKQPYLMIHTPDNNHAPELAMAIYELLQKQVSENTSLSLPDLAQFPAQKGNHQISMF, encoded by the coding sequence ATGGATGATCGTGTAATAACAACAGAAACTTTACCTTTAAGACTTGGATTAACCATGTGGTCTCACTCTGAGTGGCAAAGTCAGTTCTATGGTAAGGGAACAAAGCCTGCGGAACGCCTAGAAAAATACACCCAAGTTTTTCATACCGTTGAAGGCAACACGACCTTTTACGCGACACCAAGTATGTCTACCGTTCATAATTGGAAAGCCGCCAGTCACGATGATTTCAGGTTCACTTTTAAGCTACCCAAATTCATCACCCACCAGCAACAACTGAGACACTGCCAAGCCGAACTCAAAGAGTTCTTAATGACCATGTCACCCCTGCATGATCGCATTGGTCAATGGACGATTCAGCTACCACACAGCTTTGAGCCGAGCATGCTCCCTGCCCTGAAAAAGTTTTGCAAATTATTTCCGAAAGACATGCGGCTGGGTGTTGAAGTCCGCCACTTAGGTTTCTTTGACAAAGGTGATGCTGAAAAACGCTTTAATCAGTGGCTCGTTGAAGAAGGTATCAATCGCATTATTATGGATAGCCGCCCCGTTTTTTCCGCGCCGCCAACCACAGAAGCGGTGATCGATGCGCACCAGAAAAAGCCACGCGTGCCCGTTCATGCCATAGCGACTGCCAACAACCCGATGATTCGCTTTATTGGCCACCCAGACCAAGAGCCGAACATCGAGTTTTTTAAGCCTTGGTTTAGCAAAATCCCAAACTGGCTTAGTGAATGCAAACAACCGTATCTAATGATTCACACCCCAGACAATAACCATGCACCTGAACTCGCGATGGCTATTTACGAACTATTGCAAAAGCAAGTGTCTGAAAATACGTCATTATCATTGCCCGATCTTGCTCAATTTCCAGCTCAGAAAGGCAACCATCAAATCTCGATGTTTTAA
- the ruvB gene encoding Holliday junction branch migration DNA helicase RuvB: MIEADRLIAPDNPVFKDEDVIDRAIRPKALADYQGQDHVRGQMEIFIKAAQLRNEALDHLLIFGPPGLGKTTLANIVANEMDVNIRTTSGPVLEKAGDLAALLTNLEENDVLFIDEIHRLSPVVEEVLYPAMEDYQLDIMIGEGPAARSIKIDLPPFTLIGATTRAGSLTSPLRDRFGITQRLEYYKVEDLQNIVQRSADCLGLSMESEGALEVARRARGTPRIANRLLRRVRDYAEVKGDGHICPEVADKALNMLDVDAKGFDYMDRKLLLAIMEKFGGGPVGIDNMAAAIGEERDTIEDVLEPYLIQQGYLQRTPRGRIATDRAYLHFGIDKPSNR, translated from the coding sequence ATGATTGAAGCTGATCGCCTCATTGCTCCTGATAATCCGGTCTTTAAAGATGAAGATGTTATTGACCGCGCGATACGACCGAAAGCATTAGCCGACTATCAAGGTCAGGATCACGTTCGTGGTCAGATGGAAATCTTCATCAAAGCAGCTCAACTTCGTAATGAGGCGCTCGATCATCTGTTGATATTTGGTCCTCCAGGCTTAGGTAAAACCACCTTGGCGAATATCGTTGCCAATGAAATGGACGTTAACATTCGGACCACTTCAGGACCTGTATTAGAGAAAGCAGGGGATTTGGCGGCATTGCTGACTAACCTTGAAGAAAATGATGTGCTGTTCATCGATGAGATCCACCGTTTAAGCCCTGTGGTTGAAGAGGTGTTGTATCCAGCGATGGAAGATTACCAACTGGATATCATGATTGGTGAAGGCCCTGCGGCGCGCTCAATCAAGATCGACCTTCCACCTTTCACTCTGATTGGCGCGACCACTCGTGCTGGCTCTCTGACGTCTCCGCTGCGTGACCGTTTTGGTATTACCCAGCGTCTTGAGTACTACAAAGTTGAAGACCTGCAAAATATCGTTCAGCGCAGTGCCGATTGCTTAGGTTTATCTATGGAGTCTGAAGGCGCATTGGAAGTTGCGCGTCGTGCTCGTGGTACACCTCGTATTGCTAACCGATTACTGCGCCGTGTACGCGACTATGCGGAAGTGAAAGGGGATGGCCATATTTGTCCTGAGGTTGCCGATAAAGCGCTTAACATGTTGGATGTCGATGCTAAAGGTTTCGACTATATGGATAGAAAGCTTCTACTCGCAATTATGGAGAAGTTTGGTGGTGGTCCTGTGGGTATCGACAACATGGCTGCCGCGATTGGTGAAGAGAGAGACACCATTGAAGATGTGTTAGAGCCTTACTTGATACAGCAAGGTTATCTACAAAGAACGCCGAGAGGTCGAATCGCGACCGACAGAGCGTATTTACACTTCGGCATCGATAAACCCTCCAATCGTTAA
- the aspS gene encoding aspartate--tRNA ligase, which yields MRTHYCGNLNKSLAGQTVELCGWVNRRRDLGGLIFIDMRDREGIVQVVVDPDMKDIFPIANQLRNEFCIKFTGEVRVRPDSQVNKDMATGEVELYATGLEIINRSEALPLDFNQTNSEEQRLKYRYIDLRRPEMSDRIKLRARASSFVRRFLDENLFLDIETPVLTKATPEGARDYLVPSRVHKGSFYALPQSPQLFKQLLMMSGFDRYYQIVKCFRDEDLRADRQPEFTQIDIETSFMSSQEVRNITEKLVHDMWKELLDVELGQFPVMPFSEAIRRFGSDKPDLRNPLELVDVADLVKDVEFKVFSGPANDEKGRVAVIRVPGGAKLTRKQIDGYAEHVNIYGAKGLAWMKVNDRAAGMEGIQSPVAKFLSEDVINGILDRTQAESGDIILFGADKAGIVAEAMGALRLKLGTDLELTDTSAWAPLWVVDFPMFEEDGEGNLHAMHHPFTSPLGVNAEELKANPAAANSDAYDMVINGYEVGGGSVRIHNAEMQTAVFGILGIEAQEQQEKFGFLLDALQYGTPPHAGLAFGLDRLAMLLCGTENIRDVIAFPKTTAAACLLTDAPSLANPASLEELAIAVKLAKKED from the coding sequence ATGCGTACCCATTACTGTGGTAACCTGAACAAGTCCCTGGCGGGACAAACTGTAGAATTGTGCGGCTGGGTAAACCGTCGCCGTGATTTAGGCGGTCTTATCTTTATTGATATGCGTGATCGTGAAGGCATCGTTCAGGTTGTTGTCGATCCAGATATGAAAGATATCTTCCCGATCGCTAACCAACTGCGTAATGAATTCTGTATCAAATTTACTGGTGAAGTACGTGTTCGTCCTGACAGCCAAGTAAATAAAGATATGGCTACTGGTGAAGTAGAGCTTTACGCGACCGGTCTTGAGATCATCAACCGTTCAGAAGCGCTTCCACTAGACTTCAACCAAACGAACTCTGAAGAGCAACGTCTTAAGTACCGTTACATCGATCTTCGTCGTCCAGAAATGAGCGACCGCATTAAGCTTCGTGCACGCGCTTCTAGCTTCGTTCGTCGTTTCCTTGATGAGAATCTGTTCCTAGACATCGAAACGCCAGTACTAACTAAAGCGACGCCAGAAGGTGCTCGTGACTACCTAGTACCAAGCCGTGTTCACAAAGGCAGCTTCTACGCGCTTCCTCAATCTCCTCAGCTGTTCAAGCAACTGCTGATGATGTCTGGTTTTGACCGTTACTACCAAATCGTTAAATGTTTCCGTGATGAAGATTTACGTGCTGACCGTCAGCCTGAATTTACTCAGATCGATATCGAAACATCGTTCATGTCTTCTCAAGAAGTACGTAACATCACTGAAAAGCTAGTTCATGATATGTGGAAAGAGCTTCTAGATGTTGAACTAGGTCAATTCCCAGTAATGCCTTTCTCTGAAGCGATTCGTCGTTTCGGTTCTGATAAGCCAGATCTACGTAACCCACTAGAGCTAGTGGACGTTGCTGACTTAGTTAAAGACGTTGAATTCAAAGTATTCTCTGGCCCTGCTAACGACGAAAAAGGTCGTGTAGCGGTTATCCGTGTTCCAGGTGGTGCTAAGCTAACTCGTAAGCAAATCGACGGTTACGCAGAACACGTAAACATCTACGGCGCGAAAGGCCTAGCTTGGATGAAGGTTAACGACCGTGCAGCAGGCATGGAAGGTATTCAATCTCCAGTTGCTAAATTCCTAAGCGAAGACGTAATCAACGGTATTCTAGATCGTACTCAAGCTGAATCTGGCGATATCATTCTGTTCGGCGCAGACAAAGCAGGCATCGTTGCTGAAGCAATGGGCGCACTTCGTCTTAAACTAGGTACAGACCTAGAGCTAACAGACACATCTGCATGGGCTCCATTGTGGGTTGTTGACTTCCCAATGTTCGAAGAAGACGGCGAAGGTAACCTACACGCAATGCACCACCCATTCACATCGCCACTAGGTGTGAACGCGGAAGAGCTAAAAGCGAACCCAGCAGCAGCAAACTCTGATGCATACGACATGGTAATCAACGGCTACGAAGTAGGCGGCGGTTCTGTACGTATTCACAACGCAGAAATGCAAACGGCTGTATTCGGTATCCTAGGTATCGAAGCACAAGAGCAACAAGAGAAGTTCGGCTTCCTACTAGACGCTCTTCAATACGGTACTCCACCACACGCTGGTCTAGCATTCGGTCTTGACCGTCTAGCAATGCTACTTTGTGGTACAGAGAACATCCGTGACGTTATCGCATTCCCGAAAACAACAGCTGCAGCATGTCTACTAACAGACGCGCCAAGCCTAGCGAACCCAGCATCACTGGAAGAGCTAGCAATCGCAGTTAAACTAGCGAAGAAAGAAGACTAA